The DNA sequence CAACGCGATCGTCGATCGCAAGGGTGAGATGCTGGATATCCTGCGGGTCGCCAATCTCGAGAAGGCAGCCATCGTCAAGCTGAAGGGCGGAAAGTTCGAGTTCGAGGGCTTGGTGCCATTCCCGGGCGGGGCGAAGAAGTTCACCATCCGCTGGGACAAGAAGAGCAAGCGCTACTGGACACTGTCGAACCCGGCGTTGGAGAAGTATGAGCGGTCAGCCAAGGATCCGGCCTCGGTGCGGAATACGCTGGCGCTGATTTCGTCGCCGGATCTGCGGCACTGGACCGTGGAGCGGATCGTGCTATCGCATCCGGATGTGGAGAAGCACGCATTCCAGTATGTTGACTGGCAGTTCGATGGCGAGGATCTGATCGTGGCGTCGCGCACGGCGTTCGATGACGAAGACGGCGGAGCGCCGCGCGGGCATGATGCGAACTTCCTGACCTTTCACCGCGTGGAGAAGTTCCGGGTCAACACGAAGTGACCCGGGCTGAACTCATCAGTTGATCTCGTGGTAAATCGTGCCGGATTCGGCGGAGGCCAGGCCGAGGTGGAATCGAATGGATTCCCCAGCGCTTTCAGGGAAACGCGCGTGACGGCCCAGGCACCGGCGGCTACAATCGCGGTTGCGCCCAGGACAGCCAGCCGCGAGCGGAAGATCACGAAGTGTTGAACCGCGACGATGGCAGCCATGACGAGGCCGCCGCCCAGCATCAGGGGCACCATGAACGGGCCGCGCGTGGTTTCGGGTTGTTTGCTGAACGGCAATCCTTCGATGAGCCGCAGCTCCAGGCCGAGATAGAACGAGGCCATCGCCATGCTGAACGCCACAAACAGCAACGCGTCCAGCGGTCCCCAAAACCAGGCTGTTGCCAGCATCAGGATCCCGTGCGGCGCGAGGATGATGCGCGTCCACAAGGCGGCGTGGGTCCCATTCGCAATGCCTTGCAGGCTGCCGGAAGGGGCCAACAGGAAGATCCAGGTGCCTTTGTAGTCAGCGCCGTAAACAAGCAGGGTGCTGATGAAGAATAGCAGGGCGCCGATAACGTGCGGCACAAGGTGGACGGGCGAGAAACCGGGGGCGAACACGCTGGCGGAAGGGATACGGCGCATCTCTATGAACGGGAGGATGAGCATGGGCAGCATCGGCACCAGTTGGCGGCGGAACTGCCAGTCTCGCCACATCATAGCCGAGACATAGTGGAAGCCGGCCCGCGCCGGAGGGCCACCGCACACCCTCGCCACTAGATCGCCGAGCCGCGACCGCCTGCTGCCGCGGGCGCGAGTGCCGCGTCCCTGCACCATGCTCGAGACGCGCACCAGGAAGTCCGCCGAGAGGGCCCGAATTCCGAAGACGCCCACCGCCAGCGCCAGTAAGGCGAAAGCTGCGATGAGCGTGTTGCGCCAGGTGGAGTCCTGCGGCAGGGCGATCCGGAAGGGCAGGCGGGTGAACACACGCGGGGCAAACTGCATCAGGGAGAGGAAGATCAGGGGTACCAGTTCGATTGCCTGGCCCCACGATTTCACCCGCGACGGAGGGGCGATGCGCAGCAGCCAGCCGAAGATCGAACAGCACAGCAGGGCGATGAACAGTCCGACAGCCAGCGCGCCGGCCAGGTGCAGCAGCGGGTAGTAGAAGGGACAGCCGGGTATGAACAAGGCCACCAGGGCGGGCACCACATTTAAGCCGGGCGCCAGGTAGAGCACGATGCGCAGCAGGTGTGTGAGTTTGGCCGCTGTATAGGTCGCGCCGTCCACCGGTTGATGTGCCAGGACCAGGGCTTCCGTGGGATTCACCAGGCTGTTGCTGGTCTCCGTCAACAGGATGATGAACAGCAGGAAGGCGGTCATGAAGAGGAAGATTCCGGCGTAGCCGGACAGGGATCGCTGGGCCAGGAGCATCAGCACGCTCAGCAGTGCCGCCATAACAGCGTAGAGCAGTGTGGCGGCCTTCAGGGTGAAGCCGTCCCGGCCCAAATGGCCCAGCATCTCGCGCCGTTCGCTGATCTTGCCGAACAAGCCGAGCAGCAGCCAGTAGCGCACCGGGTCGATACCGCACAGGCGCAGGAGAGGAGCGAGGGTATTCATGGCCTGAGCGCGTCGACGATGCGCGCGACTCCGGGATCCGTATCCACCGAGTGGGTCAACTGGCGGAAAACCTGCTCCAGCGTTGCCTGGCTGGTGGACTCGCGCAACGCTTCCGGTGTGTCATTGGCGATCAGGTTGCCCTGGTGAATGATCATCACCCGGTCGCAGATCTTCTCCACCACATCGAGCACATGCGAGCTGTAGAGGATGGTGTTACCAGCCGCGGCCAGGGCGGCGAGCAGGTCCTTGATGAGGATCGCGGCGTTGACGTCCAGGCCGGAGAGCGGTTCGTCCAGCAGCAGCAGATCCGGATTGTGCAGCAGCGCGGCCGCGATCAGAATTTTCTGACGCATGCCTTTGGAGTAGGCGTTCAGGCGGTCGCCCGCTTCGGTTGTCAAAGAGAATGTTTCGAGAATTGCGGAGATCCTCGACTGCAGCAGCGGCTCCTCGACACCATGCAGACGGCCTGAAAGCTCCAGGAATTCCTGGCCCGTGAGCGACTCGAACAGCATGGCGGACTCCGGCACATAGCCGATGCGCTGTTTCACGTCCACCGCGCGCTCGGGCAGCGGCAGTCCATCCACCCGCACGGCGCCCAGGCCCGCCGTGAGAATGCCCGCGATCAGCTTGATGCAGGTGCTCTTGCCCGCTCCATTGGGTCCGAGCATCCCCATGATGGTGCCGCGATCCACGGTAAATGAGATCCCGTGCAGCACTTCGGCCCGGCCGTAACCGAACCGGACATCGTCAAATACGACAATCGGATCCTGCAATTGCTGTCTCCTGGCGGGCATTATAAGCACAATTGCGCGGTGAATTTCCCTGTGTCAGCAGGCTATCATTTGGATCCCGCGGCAGCGTGCTACGCTTTTGCGCATGAGATTCTGGCTCGTGTTCCTTAGCGCGCTCTGCGTCGTGGCCCAGAACAAGCCCCCGGCCAGCGCTGTTCACCCGGTCACCGAGAATTTGCACGGCACAGCCGTGACCGATCCGTACCGCTGGCTGGAAAACCAGGAAAGTCCGGAGACGCGCGCCTGGATCGACGCTCAGATGAAGTACACGCGGGCCGCTCTCGATCCACTGCCGCAGAGGGCGCGGTGGAAGGCCCGGCTCACCGAATTGCACCGCACGGAAACCACCGGCCTGCCTCGCGAACGGGGCGGGAAGTACTTCTTCGAAAAGCGCGGCGCCAATGAGAACCGGGCCGCCATCTGCGTCCGCCGGTCGCTGGACGGGCCGGATGAGGTCCTGGTCGACCCCGCCGCTGTCTCCAAGGATGAGACGGTGAGCATCGACCTGCTGGACGTCACGCCGGACGGCAAATTACTCGCCTTTGGCGTGCGAAAGGGCGGAGCGGACGAGTTTGAAGTGCTGATGTTGAACGTAGACAGCAAGCAGCCTCTGCCGGACCACCTGCCCCCGATGCACTACATCAACGTGCTTCTGGTGCCTGATCATTCCGGGCTCTACTTCACAGACCTGGATCCCGGCAAAGGTCCGCGGGCGTTCTTCCGCCCCCTGGGTCGCGAAACCATCGAGCCGAAGCAGATCTTCGGCCAGGGCTTCGGCGCGGAGTACATCCTGGAAGTGAATCTGTCGGACGATGGCCGCTTCCTGACGCTGAACATGGTGCAGGGTTCCGCCGGCAACCGGACCGAGGTGTGGCTGATGGACCGCCTGAAGGGTGGAAGGCCGCAGCCCATCGTGAGAGACCTCGACGCCCGCACCTACGGCTTCGTCAGCGGCGGCCGTCTCTTTCTCATCACGAACTGGCAGGCGCCCCGGAGCAGGGTGTTCGTCGTGAGTCCGGAACAGCCCCAGCGGTTCTTCTGGAAACTGATCGTGCCGGAAGCGTCGTGGAATCTCGAAAGCCTGGACGTGGCGGGAGAGCGCCTGCTGGTGTCGTATACACGCAATGCGAGCTCGATGGTGATGGTGCTGGAGTCGGACGGCCGCTACGCCGGAGAAGCGGAACTGCCGGGCCTGGGGGCATTGGGTGGCGTCTCGGGCCACTGGGGCTCGAAGGAGTTCTTTGTGGGTTACGAGTCGTTCACCACGCCAGCCATGGTCCTGCAGTTTGACGCGAAGAATCTGGCGCGCACCACCTGGTACCGCAATCCGGTGCCCGTGGACAGCAATGGCTTCGAATCGGAGCAAATCTGGTTCTCGTCCAAGGACGGCACCCGGGTGCCGATGTTTGTCGTCCACAAGAAGGGTCTGCGGCTGGACGGAACGAACCCGGCGCTGTTGACCGGCTATGGCGGTTTCAATGTGAGCGTTACGCCCTACTTCTGGTCGGCCGGCGTTGCCTGGATGGAGCAGGGCGGGATTCTGGTGAGCGCGAATCTGAGGGGCGGAGCCGAGTTCGGCGAAGAGTGGCACCGGGCCGGCATGCTGGCGCAGAAACAGCACGTCTTCGACGACTTCATCGCCGCCGCCGAGGAGTTGATCCGCCGGAAGTACACCAGCCCGGGCAAACTGGCCATCCTGGGCGGTTCCAACGGCGGCCTGCTGGTGGGCGCCGCCATGGTGCAGCGGCCGGAACTCTTTCGCGCCGTGGTATGCGAGGTGCCGCTGCTCGACATGCTGCGCTATCAGAAGTTCCTGGTCGCCGGACTGTGGGTGCCGGAGTACGGCTCATCCGACGACCCGCGCCAGTTTGAATACCTGCTTCGCTATTCGCCCTACCAGAATGTGAAGGACGGAGTGAAGTATCCGGCCGTCCTCTTCGTCACCGGCGATTCGGATACTCGCGTGGCTCCGCTGCATGCCAGGAAGATGACCGCGCGCGTCCAGGCCGCGACCTCCTCCGGGCTGCCGGTGCTGCTGCTCTACGACACAAAGACCGGCCACTCCGGCGGGAAGCCGGTGACCCAGATCATCGAGGACGAAACCGACACCTTCTCCTTCCTGGCGTGGCAATTGGGCATGTAACGCGGCGGGGCTGTGGTAGTGTGCCCGTGAGAGGAGTCGCGCATGCTCCGCATGTTTGCCGGATTGGTCCTGCTGGCCGGGATCAGCGCAAAAGCGTCCGATTACGCCGTGGGTGCCGACCTGTCGTTCCTGAAACAGGCTGAGGATCGAGGCACGCAGTTCAAGGAGAATGGGGAACCTAAGCCGGGCCTCCAGATCTTCAAGGATCACCGCTACAACTGGATCCGGCTGCGGCTGTTCCACACTCCCACGGAATTGCCGAACAATCTCGAATACACCATCGCCACGGCGAAGGCAGCCAAGGCTCTGGGCTACAAGTTCCTGCTGGACTACCACTACTCCGATACGTGGGCCGATCCCGGCAAACAGTTCATCCCCAAGGCGTGGGAGGGATTCAACCACGATCAGCTCGTCCAGGCGGTGTTTGAGTACACCCGGGACACCATGCGGGCCTTCGGGGAAGCCGGTGTCCTTCCGGACATGGTCCAGGTA is a window from the uncultured Paludibaculum sp. genome containing:
- a CDS encoding ABC transporter ATP-binding protein, whose product is MQDPIVVFDDVRFGYGRAEVLHGISFTVDRGTIMGMLGPNGAGKSTCIKLIAGILTAGLGAVRVDGLPLPERAVDVKQRIGYVPESAMLFESLTGQEFLELSGRLHGVEEPLLQSRISAILETFSLTTEAGDRLNAYSKGMRQKILIAAALLHNPDLLLLDEPLSGLDVNAAILIKDLLAALAAAGNTILYSSHVLDVVEKICDRVMIIHQGNLIANDTPEALRESTSQATLEQVFRQLTHSVDTDPGVARIVDALRP
- a CDS encoding prolyl oligopeptidase family serine peptidase, with translation MRFWLVFLSALCVVAQNKPPASAVHPVTENLHGTAVTDPYRWLENQESPETRAWIDAQMKYTRAALDPLPQRARWKARLTELHRTETTGLPRERGGKYFFEKRGANENRAAICVRRSLDGPDEVLVDPAAVSKDETVSIDLLDVTPDGKLLAFGVRKGGADEFEVLMLNVDSKQPLPDHLPPMHYINVLLVPDHSGLYFTDLDPGKGPRAFFRPLGRETIEPKQIFGQGFGAEYILEVNLSDDGRFLTLNMVQGSAGNRTEVWLMDRLKGGRPQPIVRDLDARTYGFVSGGRLFLITNWQAPRSRVFVVSPEQPQRFFWKLIVPEASWNLESLDVAGERLLVSYTRNASSMVMVLESDGRYAGEAELPGLGALGGVSGHWGSKEFFVGYESFTTPAMVLQFDAKNLARTTWYRNPVPVDSNGFESEQIWFSSKDGTRVPMFVVHKKGLRLDGTNPALLTGYGGFNVSVTPYFWSAGVAWMEQGGILVSANLRGGAEFGEEWHRAGMLAQKQHVFDDFIAAAEELIRRKYTSPGKLAILGGSNGGLLVGAAMVQRPELFRAVVCEVPLLDMLRYQKFLVAGLWVPEYGSSDDPRQFEYLLRYSPYQNVKDGVKYPAVLFVTGDSDTRVAPLHARKMTARVQAATSSGLPVLLLYDTKTGHSGGKPVTQIIEDETDTFSFLAWQLGM